The following are from one region of the Knoellia sp. p5-6-4 genome:
- the arc gene encoding proteasome ATPase, translated as MSDKTSHRGDDHAEERRQQQLLAEEVAALRQRLADAPARSRELETKVLQLQSNLATISSQNERLVRTLKEAREQIVTLKSEVDRLAQPPAAYGIVLESYDDATVDILTGGRKMHVAVSPAVDPGELSSGREVRLNEAMNVVATCGFERVGEVVMIKELLDDDRVLVVAHADEERVVRMAESLVGEPIRVGDALMLEPRSGFVYERIPKAEVSELVLEEVPDIDYEDIGGLAGQIEAIRDAVELPYLHPDLFLEHKLKPPKGVLLYGPPGCGKTLIAKAVASSLARKVAEREGKPVGKSFFLNIKGPELLNKYVGETERHIRLIFQRAREKASGGTPVVVFFDEMDSLFRTRGSGVSSDVETTIVPQLLSEIDGVERLENVIVIGASNREDMIDPAILRPGRLDVKIKIERPDAESARDIFTKYLVADLPLHEHDLAEHGGSPQATVDAMITAAVERMYSEIEENRFLEVTYANGDKEVLYFKDFNSGAMIQNIVDRAKKMAIKDFLTQGQRGIRVDHLLASCVDEFKENEDLPNTTNPDDWARISGKKGERIVYIRTLITGKSGTEPGRSIDNVANTGQYL; from the coding sequence CAGCTGCTCGCCGAGGAGGTGGCGGCCCTGCGCCAGCGCCTGGCCGACGCTCCCGCCCGCTCCCGCGAGCTCGAGACCAAGGTGCTGCAGCTCCAGTCGAACCTCGCCACCATCTCGTCGCAGAACGAACGCCTCGTGCGCACGCTCAAGGAGGCGCGCGAGCAGATCGTCACGCTCAAGAGCGAGGTCGACCGGCTGGCCCAGCCGCCGGCCGCCTACGGCATCGTGCTCGAGTCCTACGACGACGCCACGGTCGACATCCTGACCGGCGGCCGGAAGATGCACGTGGCGGTGAGCCCGGCGGTCGACCCGGGCGAGCTGTCCTCCGGCCGGGAGGTCCGCCTCAACGAGGCCATGAACGTGGTCGCCACCTGCGGCTTCGAGCGGGTCGGCGAGGTCGTCATGATCAAGGAGCTCCTCGACGACGACCGCGTCCTCGTCGTGGCCCACGCCGACGAGGAGCGCGTGGTGCGGATGGCCGAGTCCCTCGTCGGCGAGCCGATCCGGGTCGGCGACGCCCTGATGCTCGAACCCCGTTCCGGCTTCGTCTACGAGCGGATCCCGAAGGCCGAGGTCTCCGAGCTCGTGCTCGAGGAGGTCCCCGACATCGACTACGAGGACATCGGTGGCCTGGCGGGCCAGATCGAGGCGATCCGCGACGCCGTCGAGCTGCCCTACCTGCACCCCGACCTCTTCCTCGAGCACAAGCTGAAGCCGCCGAAGGGCGTGCTGCTCTACGGCCCGCCAGGGTGCGGCAAGACGCTCATCGCGAAGGCGGTCGCGTCGTCGCTGGCCCGCAAGGTCGCCGAGCGGGAGGGCAAGCCGGTCGGCAAGTCGTTCTTCCTGAACATCAAGGGCCCCGAGCTGCTCAACAAGTACGTCGGCGAGACCGAGCGCCACATCCGGCTCATCTTCCAGCGGGCCCGCGAGAAGGCGTCCGGGGGCACGCCCGTCGTCGTGTTCTTCGACGAGATGGACAGCCTGTTCCGCACCCGCGGCTCGGGCGTCTCCTCGGACGTCGAGACCACGATCGTGCCGCAGCTGCTCTCGGAGATCGACGGTGTCGAGCGCCTCGAGAACGTCATCGTCATCGGCGCCTCCAACCGCGAGGACATGATCGACCCCGCGATCCTGCGGCCCGGCCGCCTCGACGTGAAGATCAAGATCGAGCGCCCGGACGCCGAGAGCGCCCGCGACATCTTCACCAAGTACCTCGTCGCCGACCTGCCCCTGCACGAGCACGACCTCGCCGAGCACGGCGGCTCACCGCAGGCAACGGTCGACGCCATGATCACCGCGGCCGTGGAGCGGATGTACTCCGAGATCGAGGAGAACCGCTTCCTGGAGGTGACCTACGCCAACGGCGACAAGGAGGTCCTCTACTTCAAGGACTTCAACAGTGGCGCGATGATCCAGAACATCGTCGACCGGGCGAAGAAGATGGCCATCAAGGACTTCCTCACCCAGGGCCAGCGCGGCATCCGCGTCGACCACCTGCTCGCGAGCTGCGTCGACGAGTTCAAGGAGAACGAGGACCTGCCCAACACGACGAACCCCGACGACTGGGCACGCATCTCCGGCAAGAAGGGCGAGCGGATCGTCTACATCCGCACGCTCATCACCGGCAAGTCCGGAACCGAGCCGGGGCGCTCGATCGACAACGTCGCCAACACCGGCCAGTACCTGTAG